One window of the Pseudarthrobacter sp. ATCC 49987 genome contains the following:
- the nth gene encoding endonuclease III encodes MLALKRRARRINKALAEQYPYAHAELDFRSPFELVVATVLSAQTTDVTVNQITPLLFARYPDARSMAEADPAELEAIIKPTGFFRAKSRNLMALCNRLMDEYDGEVPGRLEDLVTLPGVGRKTANVVLGNAFGVPGITVDTHFGRLARRFGWTGSDDPVRIEADVAELFEPRDWTMLSHRVVFHGRRVCHSRKPACGACAVANWCPSYGMGETDPEKARELLKYELAPGQEELLSKLLAETHRAAEIRMESQRKPL; translated from the coding sequence CTGCTGGCGCTGAAACGGCGCGCCCGACGGATCAACAAGGCGCTCGCGGAGCAGTATCCGTACGCCCATGCGGAACTTGATTTCCGCAGCCCGTTTGAGCTGGTCGTGGCCACGGTGCTATCGGCGCAGACCACGGATGTGACGGTCAACCAGATCACGCCCCTGCTGTTTGCCCGTTATCCTGACGCGCGGAGCATGGCGGAGGCGGACCCCGCCGAGCTGGAGGCCATCATCAAACCCACCGGGTTCTTCCGGGCCAAGTCCCGGAACCTGATGGCGCTGTGCAACCGGCTCATGGATGAGTACGACGGCGAGGTACCCGGCAGGCTGGAGGATCTGGTGACGCTTCCCGGCGTCGGGCGGAAAACCGCGAACGTGGTGCTCGGCAACGCGTTCGGTGTCCCGGGGATCACGGTGGATACCCACTTCGGCCGGCTTGCCAGGCGTTTCGGGTGGACCGGGTCCGACGACCCGGTCCGCATCGAGGCGGACGTCGCGGAACTGTTCGAGCCCCGCGACTGGACCATGCTCTCGCACCGGGTGGTGTTCCACGGCCGGCGTGTGTGCCATTCCCGCAAGCCTGCCTGCGGGGCCTGCGCCGTCGCGAACTGGTGCCCGAGTTATGGGATGGGGGAGACGGATCCGGAGAAGGCCAGGGAGCTGCTGAAGTACGAACTGGCGCCGGGGCAGGAGGAGTTGCTGTCGAAGCTCCTCGCCGAGACGCACCGTGCAGCAGAAATCCGGATGGAATCCCAGAGGAAGCCGCTGTGA
- a CDS encoding NUDIX hydrolase: MTARQDLIDLVAAVEAGTAPSPDPRWQELGVEPGDRIRRAAVLMLFGSLDDVPATSVKLLAPADLDVLLLQRAQTLDDHPGQVAFPGGGIDPGESVIEAALREAEEETGLDPAGVEVLGVMPELALPRGNFLVTPVLGWWASQSPVRVVDYGESAQVFRVPVRDLLDPDNRVMATVTRAGQTFQSPAFTVNDVVVWGFTGMILNQLFDQLGWAAPWNRGSLLSVDAWSRLHG, translated from the coding sequence GTGACCGCCCGGCAGGACCTCATTGATCTGGTGGCCGCGGTGGAAGCCGGAACGGCGCCGTCCCCCGATCCGCGCTGGCAGGAACTCGGGGTCGAGCCCGGCGACCGGATCCGCCGCGCGGCCGTGCTGATGCTCTTCGGCTCACTCGATGATGTCCCGGCGACCTCGGTCAAACTGCTCGCCCCCGCGGACCTGGATGTCCTCCTGCTGCAGCGGGCCCAGACCCTGGATGACCATCCGGGGCAGGTCGCTTTCCCCGGCGGCGGCATCGACCCGGGCGAATCCGTCATCGAGGCCGCCCTGCGGGAAGCGGAAGAGGAAACCGGGCTGGATCCCGCCGGCGTCGAGGTCCTCGGTGTGATGCCGGAATTGGCCCTTCCCCGCGGAAACTTCCTGGTGACGCCGGTCCTGGGCTGGTGGGCGTCCCAGTCGCCCGTGCGGGTGGTGGACTATGGCGAGTCCGCGCAGGTCTTCCGCGTCCCGGTCCGGGACCTGCTGGATCCGGACAACCGCGTGATGGCCACCGTGACCCGTGCGGGGCAGACCTTCCAGAGCCCCGCTTTTACCGTCAATGACGTGGTGGTCTGGGGCTTTACCGGGATGATCCTCAACCAGCTTTTCGACCAGCTGGGGTGGGCAGCCCCGTGGAACCGCGGGAGTTTGCTCAGCGTGGATGCCTGGAGCAGGCTGCACGGCTGA
- a CDS encoding YegP family protein produces the protein MAGIFEIAEAGGKKYFFKLTAPDGTVVAVSPLFNTIKGAAAGINAVRENAATGLIVDKSRAHGQPAQRKAAARPGVTLASR, from the coding sequence TTGGCTGGAATTTTTGAGATCGCCGAGGCCGGCGGGAAGAAGTACTTCTTCAAGCTGACGGCACCCGATGGAACGGTGGTCGCCGTTTCACCGCTGTTCAACACGATCAAGGGCGCTGCCGCGGGCATCAACGCCGTACGGGAGAACGCCGCGACCGGGCTGATCGTCGATAAGTCCCGGGCCCACGGCCAGCCAGCCCAGCGGAAGGCCGCTGCACGGCCCGGCGTCACCCTGGCATCCAGATAG
- a CDS encoding bifunctional 3'-5' exonuclease/DNA polymerase — protein sequence MYLLLAAHADGAALQELTADGAPHPATPEPRVVSAAGLAGVVRELEQRRPRWIWHRTQDWYPALLAAGVELERCYDLTLCGAILAHSEFTAHTAYAQHAEKLTQDDELPPPRSLQPPPPPADQGALFEDPGLRRTPSRSPEDLRAEYAAQQEALAQVGGAGVERPGDNRRQRLQLLLAAESAGAMIAAEMQHTGVPWREELHEQILADYLGPRPPLGHRPAKLEALTAQLRQLLNSPSLNPDSPQELMRALHRNGIEVKTTRQWELKESSHPAIEPLLAFKKLSRLHAANGWAWLDAWVKNGRFQPEYVVGGVVSGRWASRGGGALQIPRQIRGAVHADPGHKLIVADASQLEPRVLVALAQDAKMAEAARDKDLYAGIAAQGFGGDRAKAKVALLGAIYGATTGESGRLMPQLTRTYPRAVGFVEQAAREGEAGRTVTSRLGRSSPPPSDRWLQSQQSTSAEEQRRADSIARSRGRFTRNFVVQGSAADWAACWLAELRRRLRAMRADGGPAGELVFFLHDEVMVHCPEAAVADCTRAIEEAASAAKELLFGRIPVEFPVSVAVVDSYDNAK from the coding sequence ATGTACCTGCTGCTCGCCGCCCACGCTGACGGCGCAGCCCTCCAGGAACTCACGGCGGACGGCGCCCCGCACCCGGCCACCCCGGAACCGCGCGTCGTAAGCGCCGCCGGGCTGGCCGGCGTCGTGCGTGAACTCGAACAGCGGCGGCCGCGCTGGATCTGGCACCGCACCCAGGACTGGTACCCTGCCCTGCTGGCTGCCGGGGTCGAACTGGAACGCTGTTACGACCTCACATTGTGCGGCGCGATCCTGGCGCACTCGGAGTTCACCGCCCACACCGCGTATGCGCAGCACGCCGAGAAACTGACCCAGGATGATGAGCTGCCGCCGCCGCGGTCACTTCAGCCGCCACCGCCGCCGGCCGACCAGGGTGCCCTGTTCGAGGATCCCGGCCTGCGCCGGACGCCCAGCCGCAGCCCCGAGGACCTCCGCGCCGAATACGCCGCCCAGCAGGAGGCCCTCGCCCAGGTGGGCGGGGCCGGCGTCGAACGTCCCGGCGACAACCGCAGGCAGCGTCTCCAGCTGTTGCTCGCGGCCGAGTCGGCCGGTGCCATGATCGCGGCGGAGATGCAGCACACCGGAGTGCCGTGGCGCGAGGAACTGCATGAGCAGATCCTCGCGGACTACCTCGGCCCACGGCCTCCGCTGGGGCACCGTCCGGCCAAGCTGGAGGCGCTCACCGCACAGCTGCGGCAGCTGCTGAATTCCCCCTCGCTGAACCCGGACTCCCCGCAGGAGCTCATGCGGGCCCTGCACCGGAACGGCATCGAAGTGAAGACCACCCGGCAGTGGGAACTGAAGGAATCCAGCCACCCGGCGATCGAGCCGCTGCTGGCGTTCAAGAAGCTTTCACGCCTGCACGCCGCCAACGGCTGGGCCTGGCTGGATGCCTGGGTAAAAAACGGCCGGTTCCAGCCGGAGTATGTGGTGGGCGGGGTGGTCTCCGGACGCTGGGCTTCCCGCGGCGGCGGGGCGCTGCAGATCCCGCGCCAGATCCGTGGCGCGGTGCATGCCGATCCGGGCCACAAGCTGATCGTCGCCGACGCCTCCCAGCTCGAGCCCCGGGTGCTCGTGGCGCTGGCGCAGGACGCCAAAATGGCTGAAGCGGCCCGCGACAAGGACCTGTATGCCGGCATCGCCGCACAGGGCTTCGGCGGCGACCGCGCCAAGGCGAAGGTGGCGCTGCTCGGTGCCATCTACGGGGCAACAACCGGCGAATCCGGACGCCTGATGCCGCAACTGACCCGCACCTACCCGCGTGCCGTCGGTTTCGTGGAGCAGGCAGCCCGCGAGGGGGAGGCCGGCAGGACGGTGACCTCGCGACTGGGCCGCAGCAGCCCGCCGCCGTCCGACCGCTGGCTGCAAAGCCAGCAGTCCACCAGCGCCGAGGAACAGCGCCGGGCCGATTCGATCGCCCGCTCGCGCGGCCGGTTCACCCGCAACTTTGTGGTCCAGGGTTCCGCTGCCGATTGGGCGGCCTGCTGGCTGGCAGAACTGCGACGCCGGCTCCGCGCCATGCGTGCGGACGGCGGCCCCGCCGGGGAACTGGTTTTCTTCCTGCATGACGAAGTCATGGTCCACTGCCCCGAGGCCGCGGTGGCCGACTGCACCCGGGCCATCGAGGAAGCGGCGAGCGCCGCGAAGGAACTGCTGTTTGGCCGGATCCCCGTGGAATTCCCGGTGAGCGTCGCCGTTGTGGACTCCTACGACAACGCCAAATAG
- the ssd gene encoding septum site-determining protein Ssd, whose translation MSRHQRSRSGPNPGPDIGSLAGPNPGSGPAPWLPEESPETLLVTGLEVLRGEVERVAAASGGQLRTVADIREAAPFWDAAAVVLLGSDISELPPRGRSPAVLVGLSGDGDGLWHLAAAVGAERVAVLPDAASWLAEYLSRSRTPEPGGLVLGVVGGCGGAGTSTAAVWLAHAAARQGVRALLVDGDPWGGGLELALAAEETPGLRWPDLADARGTIDPRQLADSLPLAGGFPFLSWPGTKERHAGVDNGVVAGVLDAARRGYELVIVDIGRGREALRTFAWDCDRLIVVAPALLRAAVATARLLQDLPAVETVLVVRGKSGACLEAELIAESVGLPLAGIMPDVRRAAAATELGRLLDTGRQRKVQRFAGMVLGFGAGAPG comes from the coding sequence ATGAGCAGGCACCAGCGATCACGTTCCGGGCCCAATCCCGGGCCTGACATTGGGTCGTTGGCCGGGCCAAATCCCGGGTCGGGCCCCGCGCCGTGGCTGCCGGAGGAGTCGCCGGAGACGCTGCTGGTCACAGGACTCGAAGTGCTGCGCGGTGAAGTCGAACGCGTCGCGGCGGCGTCCGGCGGCCAGCTGCGCACGGTGGCGGACATCAGGGAGGCGGCGCCCTTCTGGGACGCGGCGGCGGTGGTGCTCCTCGGCAGCGACATCAGTGAGCTGCCGCCGCGGGGACGTTCGCCGGCCGTGCTCGTTGGCCTCAGCGGGGACGGCGACGGCTTGTGGCATCTGGCCGCCGCCGTCGGCGCCGAACGGGTCGCCGTGCTGCCCGATGCCGCATCCTGGCTCGCCGAGTACCTCAGCCGCTCCCGCACTCCCGAGCCCGGCGGACTCGTCCTCGGAGTAGTCGGCGGCTGCGGAGGCGCAGGGACCAGCACAGCAGCCGTGTGGCTCGCCCACGCTGCGGCCCGGCAGGGTGTCCGGGCCCTGCTTGTGGACGGCGACCCGTGGGGCGGAGGCCTGGAGCTGGCGCTCGCCGCCGAGGAAACACCCGGCCTCCGCTGGCCGGATCTGGCCGACGCCAGGGGCACGATCGATCCCCGCCAGCTCGCCGATTCGCTGCCCCTGGCCGGCGGATTCCCCTTCCTGTCCTGGCCCGGGACCAAGGAGCGCCACGCCGGAGTGGACAACGGAGTTGTGGCCGGCGTGCTGGACGCCGCCCGGCGCGGTTACGAACTCGTCATTGTGGACATTGGCCGGGGACGGGAAGCCCTGCGGACCTTCGCCTGGGACTGCGACCGGTTGATCGTTGTCGCGCCCGCGCTGCTGCGGGCTGCCGTGGCAACGGCCCGGCTCCTGCAGGACCTCCCCGCGGTCGAGACCGTGCTGGTGGTGCGGGGCAAATCCGGGGCCTGCCTGGAGGCAGAGCTGATTGCCGAGTCCGTGGGGCTGCCCCTGGCCGGGATCATGCCGGACGTCAGGCGCGCCGCGGCCGCCACGGAGCTCGGGCGTCTGCTGGACACCGGACGGCAGCGCAAGGTGCAGCGGTTTGCCGGCATGGTCCTTGGCTTCGGCGCCGGAGCGCCCGGGTGA
- a CDS encoding TadA family conjugal transfer-associated ATPase — MSAHSAPGPPDAGASPGAPRYRPPARASLDARLLESVRASVMSDAGPVTPSRVAAAVQASGRLLGTAGALAAVEGISAELNGLGPLQALVRDPAVTDIFVNGPGSVWLDRGHGLERAPVGFSGEPQVRALAARLVSAGGRRLDDGSPCVDVRLDGGFRVHAVLPPVSTAGTLLSIRIRRDRVFSMDELRRNGMFGPLLQTVLERMMAHRLSFLISGATGSGKTTLLATLLGLCPPGERLVLLEDAAELNPVHPHVVSLEARHGNLEGGGVVDLGELVRQSLRMRPDRLVVGECRGAEVRELLAAMNTGHSGGGGTIHANTAADVPARLAALGALAGMSQDAVRLQAASALDAVVHVARMNNERTVACIGVLEDGPGGLVVSSALDVSAAAVRCGPAWPRLARRLGMDPWDTDPAGPGGVESGSARPQDRALRKDPGRGPEWP; from the coding sequence GTGAGCGCCCATTCGGCACCGGGGCCCCCGGACGCCGGTGCCAGCCCGGGCGCCCCGCGCTACCGGCCGCCCGCGCGCGCCTCCCTTGACGCGCGGCTGCTGGAGTCCGTCCGCGCATCCGTCATGTCCGACGCCGGGCCGGTGACACCCTCGCGCGTGGCTGCCGCCGTGCAGGCGAGCGGACGCCTGCTGGGCACGGCCGGAGCCCTGGCCGCGGTCGAGGGGATCAGCGCGGAACTCAACGGCCTCGGCCCCCTGCAGGCGCTGGTCCGGGACCCGGCTGTGACAGACATTTTCGTCAACGGCCCTGGTTCGGTCTGGCTGGACCGCGGTCACGGACTCGAACGGGCGCCGGTCGGGTTCTCCGGTGAGCCGCAGGTCCGGGCACTGGCGGCCCGGCTGGTGTCGGCGGGCGGGCGGCGCCTGGACGATGGTTCCCCCTGCGTCGACGTCCGGCTCGACGGCGGCTTCCGGGTCCATGCTGTCCTGCCGCCGGTCTCCACGGCGGGGACACTCCTGAGCATCAGGATCAGGCGTGACCGGGTCTTCTCGATGGATGAGCTGCGGCGGAACGGCATGTTCGGGCCATTGCTGCAGACCGTGCTGGAACGCATGATGGCACACCGGTTGAGCTTCCTGATCAGCGGCGCCACCGGGTCGGGGAAGACAACCCTGCTCGCCACGCTCCTGGGCCTGTGTCCGCCGGGCGAACGGCTGGTCCTGCTTGAGGACGCCGCGGAACTCAATCCGGTCCACCCGCACGTTGTGTCGCTGGAGGCGCGGCACGGCAACTTGGAAGGTGGCGGCGTCGTCGATCTGGGCGAGCTCGTGCGGCAGTCCCTCCGGATGCGGCCGGACCGGCTGGTGGTGGGCGAGTGCCGCGGGGCCGAGGTGCGGGAGCTGCTGGCGGCCATGAATACCGGCCATAGCGGAGGCGGTGGAACCATTCACGCGAACACCGCGGCTGACGTGCCAGCGAGGTTGGCTGCTTTGGGTGCGTTGGCCGGGATGTCCCAGGACGCGGTGCGCCTGCAGGCGGCCAGCGCCCTCGACGCCGTGGTCCACGTGGCACGGATGAACAATGAGCGGACCGTGGCCTGCATCGGGGTGCTCGAAGACGGCCCGGGCGGCTTGGTGGTCAGCTCCGCGCTGGACGTTTCCGCCGCAGCGGTCCGTTGCGGGCCCGCCTGGCCGCGGTTGGCGCGCCGCCTCGGAATGGACCCCTGGGACACGGACCCCGCCGGCCCCGGGGGAGTGGAGTCCGGGTCAGCCCGGCCACAGGACAGGGCGCTGCGCAAGGACCCGGGCAGGGGCCCTGAATGGCCGTGA
- a CDS encoding type II secretion system F family protein, which translates to MTADVAGLAVLAVLVAAAATAYSDRGMARRRLRRQTQRAPGAGSRGRINDGVELPGASGGHGLDDAAMMLELVGAMLDAGAGLCRALALLAALATPDIRGPLRPVVAALTIGADWDTAWRGADVRSPGLLAVRDALGFAALTGAPSSAILYAQAARMRRGQFRSAEKQAAALGVKLVVPLGLCSLPAFVCLGVIPVLLAMLPG; encoded by the coding sequence GTGACGGCAGACGTCGCGGGCCTTGCGGTGCTGGCAGTCCTGGTGGCCGCGGCCGCCACCGCGTATTCCGACCGTGGCATGGCCAGGCGGCGACTCCGGCGCCAGACGCAGCGTGCCCCCGGCGCCGGAAGCCGGGGCCGCATAAACGACGGGGTCGAGCTGCCCGGGGCATCCGGAGGGCACGGGCTCGATGATGCCGCCATGATGCTCGAGCTGGTCGGCGCGATGCTCGATGCGGGAGCCGGACTCTGCCGGGCCCTGGCGCTGCTGGCCGCACTGGCAACACCCGACATCCGTGGTCCACTGCGCCCGGTCGTGGCGGCGCTCACGATCGGCGCCGATTGGGACACGGCCTGGCGCGGCGCCGATGTCCGGTCGCCAGGACTTCTCGCCGTGCGCGATGCGCTGGGATTTGCCGCGCTCACCGGAGCCCCGTCCTCCGCCATTCTCTACGCCCAGGCGGCGCGCATGAGGCGCGGACAGTTCCGGAGCGCGGAGAAACAAGCCGCCGCCCTCGGAGTGAAGCTCGTGGTTCCCCTCGGATTGTGCTCGCTGCCGGCCTTCGTATGCCTGGGCGTCATACCGGTCCTGCTGGCGATGCTCCCGGGCTGA
- a CDS encoding DUF4244 domain-containing protein: MSIHHTEPAGTRRAQQIHAGTGTGNAGIREIYPGASIPARRRARRLSRLFGSEEGMATAEYAIATLAAVGFAGILVFIMRSDEVRGFLLNLIRTALALP; this comes from the coding sequence ATGTCAATCCATCACACTGAGCCCGCCGGTACACGCAGGGCCCAGCAGATCCATGCCGGGACCGGGACCGGGAACGCCGGGATCCGGGAAATCTATCCCGGGGCCAGCATTCCTGCCCGGCGCCGGGCACGAAGGCTCAGCCGGCTCTTTGGCTCCGAGGAAGGAATGGCGACGGCCGAGTACGCCATTGCCACGCTCGCCGCTGTGGGGTTTGCCGGCATCCTGGTGTTCATCATGCGCAGTGACGAGGTCCGGGGTTTTCTGTTGAACCTGATCCGCACGGCGCTCGCCTTGCCATGA
- a CDS encoding TadE family type IV pilus minor pilin, giving the protein MTAEFAVALPSVVLLLALLLAGSAAGVTQLRLEEAARAGARALARGEDAAAVDVIVRRLAGPSAASAVASDGEWLSVTVSGKVPGAVGSLLPWTLTARAWTRGESSGPSAVVRVPRTWRLQLQGLAA; this is encoded by the coding sequence GTGACGGCCGAATTCGCGGTGGCGCTGCCCTCCGTCGTGCTCCTGCTTGCCCTGCTGCTGGCCGGTTCAGCGGCGGGAGTGACCCAGTTGCGGCTGGAGGAAGCAGCCAGGGCCGGCGCCCGCGCCCTGGCCCGGGGCGAGGATGCCGCCGCCGTGGACGTGATCGTCCGCCGGCTCGCCGGTCCCTCGGCCGCCTCGGCCGTGGCGTCCGATGGCGAATGGCTCAGCGTCACGGTCTCCGGCAAGGTTCCGGGCGCCGTCGGGTCGCTGCTTCCCTGGACCCTTACGGCCCGTGCCTGGACCCGGGGCGAATCGTCCGGGCCGTCAGCCGTGGTCCGGGTTCCCCGGACGTGGCGCCTTCAGCTGCAGGGTCTGGCCGCATGA
- a CDS encoding Rv3654c family TadE-like protein — protein sequence MSRPDIRRTSIGGYTTDPERGAGTVLALGLGLLVVLAAVLVALLSQSAAMASRAAAAADLAALGAADAARGIAPGEPCAVAAEVAHRNGARVLSCVEGPGSTVQVRTELEVRTPLGGATGLARAGPPP from the coding sequence ATGAGCCGGCCGGATATCCGCAGGACGAGCATTGGCGGGTACACGACGGACCCGGAGCGCGGCGCGGGCACCGTCCTGGCGCTCGGGCTGGGACTGCTGGTCGTCCTCGCCGCTGTCCTGGTCGCACTGCTGTCGCAGTCGGCTGCAATGGCATCCCGGGCGGCTGCGGCCGCAGACCTGGCCGCTCTGGGAGCCGCGGATGCCGCCCGGGGAATCGCTCCGGGAGAACCGTGCGCCGTCGCCGCGGAGGTCGCCCACCGGAACGGCGCGAGGGTCCTCAGCTGCGTGGAAGGCCCCGGGAGCACGGTCCAGGTCCGCACCGAGCTCGAGGTCCGCACCCCTCTGGGCGGGGCCACCGGGCTGGCCAGAGCCGGACCGCCCCCGTAG
- a CDS encoding DEAD/DEAH box helicase: MNPHESLIPLLGRGPDPEQLRHVRTIAARQAVHAPWPGWAHPDLVNAYGSLGIHEPYRHQIQAADLAHAGEHVVIATGTASGKSLAYQLPALDAIHRSELRVLADPGKIHDDGAVTLYLSPTKALAADQLAAIRALKLPTVRAETYDGDTDPASRRWIRDHANFILANPDMLHFGILPNHAWWARFFRRLRYVIVDEAHSYRGVFGSHVANLMRRLRRICAYYSPDGSGPVFIAASATASEPGTSFGRLIGAPVRAVSEDSSPHGSTTVAFWEPALTELRGENGAKERRTAVAETADLLANLVSSRVRTIAFIKSRRGAETIATITKRLLDEVDPSLPQRVAAYRSGYLPEERRALEKALRSGELLGVSSTSALELGIDISGLDAVLVAGWPGTRASLFQQIGRAGRAGQDAIAAFVASDDPLDTYLVNHPEAIFDVSVEATVFDPSNPYVLGPHLCAAAAELPLGFAELDLFGATSEKLLDQLVAQGYLRRRPAGWFWTHPQSAAAMVNLRADGGGPVSIVDADTGSLLGTMDSPQTHYQAHTGAIYVHQGESYVVEDLNEDDHCVVVRRANPDYYTTARDVTQIEVLETQRTTQWGDVAVHFGDVKVTTQVVSFQRKALISNEILGEEPLELGARDLFTKAVWFVMDNRSLTGAGLIEAQFPGALHAAEHAAIGLLPLVASSDRWDIGGVSTAIHADTGVPTIFVYDGHPGGAGFAERGYDKARVWLAATRDAIQACECESGCPSCVQSPKCGNKNNPLDKDAAVTLIDVLLKDATDQMHTGETAHAATQLQA; encoded by the coding sequence GTGAACCCACATGAGTCCCTGATTCCGTTGCTGGGCCGCGGCCCAGACCCGGAACAGCTCCGTCATGTGCGCACCATCGCTGCCCGCCAGGCCGTGCACGCGCCGTGGCCCGGGTGGGCCCATCCCGATCTGGTGAACGCCTACGGATCGCTCGGCATCCACGAGCCCTACCGCCACCAGATCCAGGCCGCCGACCTCGCCCACGCCGGCGAGCATGTGGTGATCGCCACCGGCACCGCCTCCGGAAAGTCGCTGGCCTACCAGCTTCCGGCGCTGGACGCGATCCACCGGTCCGAACTGCGGGTCCTCGCCGATCCCGGCAAGATCCACGACGACGGTGCCGTCACCCTGTATCTCTCCCCCACCAAGGCCCTGGCTGCCGACCAGCTGGCTGCCATCCGGGCACTGAAACTCCCCACCGTCCGGGCAGAGACCTACGACGGCGACACCGACCCGGCGTCCCGCCGCTGGATCCGCGACCACGCGAACTTCATCCTGGCCAACCCGGACATGCTGCACTTCGGGATCCTCCCCAACCACGCCTGGTGGGCACGGTTCTTCCGCCGGCTGCGCTACGTGATCGTGGACGAAGCCCACAGCTACCGCGGCGTCTTCGGATCCCACGTGGCCAATCTGATGCGCCGGCTGCGCCGCATCTGCGCCTACTACAGCCCGGACGGCTCCGGGCCGGTGTTCATCGCCGCCTCCGCCACGGCGTCCGAGCCCGGGACGTCCTTCGGCCGGCTCATCGGCGCTCCGGTCCGTGCCGTGTCCGAGGACTCCTCGCCCCATGGCTCCACCACCGTCGCATTCTGGGAGCCTGCCCTGACCGAGCTCCGGGGCGAGAACGGCGCCAAGGAGCGCCGCACGGCTGTGGCGGAAACCGCAGACCTGCTGGCGAATCTGGTGTCCTCGCGGGTGCGGACCATTGCGTTCATCAAGTCCCGGCGCGGCGCCGAAACCATTGCCACCATCACCAAGCGCCTTCTCGACGAGGTGGATCCGAGCCTGCCGCAACGGGTCGCGGCCTACCGCTCGGGCTACCTGCCGGAGGAGCGGCGGGCCCTGGAGAAAGCGCTGCGCTCCGGCGAGCTGCTGGGCGTCTCCAGCACGTCGGCCCTGGAACTCGGCATCGACATCTCCGGGCTCGACGCCGTGCTCGTCGCGGGCTGGCCAGGAACCCGGGCCTCGTTGTTCCAGCAGATCGGCCGGGCCGGCCGGGCAGGGCAGGACGCCATCGCCGCCTTCGTCGCAAGCGATGACCCGCTGGACACCTACCTGGTGAACCACCCCGAGGCGATCTTCGACGTCTCGGTCGAGGCCACGGTCTTTGATCCCTCCAATCCTTATGTGCTGGGTCCGCACCTGTGTGCCGCCGCCGCCGAGCTGCCGCTGGGGTTCGCCGAACTGGACCTGTTCGGGGCCACATCCGAGAAGCTGCTGGACCAGCTGGTGGCCCAGGGATATCTGCGCCGGCGCCCCGCGGGGTGGTTCTGGACCCACCCGCAAAGCGCCGCGGCCATGGTGAACCTGAGGGCCGACGGCGGCGGCCCGGTGAGCATCGTGGACGCCGACACCGGGTCCCTGCTCGGGACCATGGATTCCCCGCAGACGCATTACCAGGCCCACACGGGAGCCATCTACGTCCACCAGGGCGAGAGCTACGTGGTGGAGGACCTGAACGAGGACGACCACTGCGTCGTGGTGCGGCGGGCGAACCCGGACTACTACACCACCGCCCGTGACGTGACCCAGATCGAGGTGCTCGAAACGCAGCGCACCACCCAGTGGGGCGACGTCGCCGTCCATTTCGGGGATGTGAAAGTAACAACGCAGGTGGTCTCCTTCCAGCGCAAGGCGCTGATCTCCAACGAGATCCTCGGTGAAGAACCGCTGGAGCTGGGCGCCCGGGACCTGTTCACCAAGGCGGTCTGGTTTGTCATGGACAACCGCTCCCTGACCGGTGCGGGGCTGATCGAGGCGCAGTTCCCGGGTGCCCTGCACGCTGCGGAACACGCCGCGATCGGGCTCCTTCCCCTGGTTGCCTCCAGCGACCGCTGGGACATCGGCGGGGTGTCCACCGCCATTCACGCCGACACCGGAGTGCCGACCATCTTTGTGTACGACGGCCACCCCGGCGGGGCAGGCTTCGCCGAGCGCGGCTATGACAAGGCCCGGGTCTGGCTCGCCGCCACCCGCGACGCGATCCAAGCCTGCGAATGCGAGTCCGGCTGCCCGTCGTGTGTGCAGTCGCCCAAGTGCGGCAACAAGAACAATCCCCTCGACAAGGACGCCGCCGTTACCCTGATCGACGTACTGCTCAAGGACGCGACGGACCAGATGCACACCGGGGAGACTGCCCACGCCGCTACACAGTTGCAGGCGTAG